In Zingiber officinale cultivar Zhangliang chromosome 8B, Zo_v1.1, whole genome shotgun sequence, a single genomic region encodes these proteins:
- the LOC122016010 gene encoding peroxidase P7-like yields MAALLTTRILLFCFLALLAGAADAQLSPAFYDSSCPNLESIVRSAMTQAINREQRMAASILRLFFHDCFVNGCDGSILLDDTSSFTGEKNAGPNANSARGFEVIDAIKANVEAACRATVSCADILALSARDGVVLLGGPTWTVQLGRRDARTASQSAANSNLPGPGSSLRQLVSAFSAKGLSARDMTALSGAHTIGQARCATFRSRINGDANVNASFAALRRRSCPSSGGDGSLAPLDVQTPAAFDNQYYQNLLVQQGLLHSDQELFNGGSQDALVRLYSSDAAVFNRDFAAAMVRMGNISPLTGSRGEIRVNCRRLN; encoded by the exons ATGGCCGCATTGCTTACTACCAGAATTCTCCTCTTCTGTTTCCTTGCTCTGCTCGCCGGAGCCGCCGATGCTCAGCTCTCGCCGGCGTTCTACGACAGTTCTTGCCCGAACCTGGAGTCCATCGTGCGATCCGCCATGACGCAGGCCATCAACAGGGAGCAGCGGATGGCTGCCTCCATCCTCCGCCTCTTCTTCCACGACTGCTTCGTCAAT GGCTGCGACGGATCGATCCTTTTGGACGACACGTCTAGTTTCACCGGCGAGAAGAACGCCGGTCCCAATGCAAACTCTGCCCGTGGCTTCGAAGTCATCGACGCCATCAAGGCCAACGTAGAGGCCGCTTGCCGAGCCACCGTCTCGTGCGCCGACATCCTCGCGCTCTCTGCTCGTGACGGCGTCGTCCTG CTCGGAGGACCGACGTGGACTGTGCAGTTGGGGCGGAGGGACGCGAGGACGGCCAGCCAAAGCGCGGCCAACAGCAACCTCCCCGGGCCCGGATCCAGCCTCCGCCAGCTCGTGTCCGCGTTCTCGGCCAAGGGCTTGAGCGCGCGCGACATGACCGCGCTTTCCGGCGCGCACACCATCGGGCAGGCCCGGTGCGCCACCTTCCGCTCCCGCATCAACGGCGACGCCAACGTCAACGCCAGCTTCGCAGCGCTCCGGCGGCGGAGCTGCCCGTCGTCAGGCGGCGACGGCAGCCTGGCGCCGCTGGACGTCCAGACTCCGGCGGCCTTCGACAACCAGTACTACCAGAATCTGTTGGTGCAGCAGGGCCTGCTGCACTCCGATCAGGAGCTCTTCAACGGCGGCTCTCAGGACGCACTGGTTCGGCTTTACAGCTCCGACGCGGCGGTCTTCAACCGGGACTTCGCAGCGGCCATGGTGAGGATGGGAAACATCAGCCCCTTGACAGGGAGCAGGGGAGAGATCCGAGTTAATTGCAGGAGGCTGAACTGA